A single Cannabis sativa cultivar Pink pepper isolate KNU-18-1 chromosome 7, ASM2916894v1, whole genome shotgun sequence DNA region contains:
- the LOC115696710 gene encoding uncharacterized protein LOC115696710, whose protein sequence is MNGSGSVAWETLCKSKKEGGLGLLDIKEWNLAAIMKHVWAVANKKDNLWIKWIHCVYVKQEDWWSYKAPSNCSWYWKKVVEAKEKVKILADCDQFTKGEYKIADGYKMLTPQQQQVHWCKELKQWLNWHAKSSCVQGLLRWIGRSKMSSFKKQVYASSLAALVHRIWLARNDKMWNQQDVSVHQICQQVSWQVKTRISCVKPKKMKQGADWWQYSANTNDSWYWRKLVALKGKVMELFDENERQKCCTQYNVSLGYTKLKLAGVKKQWTSVVWSRLNCPKHSFILWLSMLQRLKTKNRMKVYRPEIDSCCHLCSSNEEESVDHLFFACSFSREYFDLVKN, encoded by the exons ATGAATGGTTCGGGTAGTGTAGCCTGGGAAACATTGtgtaaatcaaagaaagaaggAGGCTTGGGGCTTTTGGATATTAAAGAATGGAACTTAGCAGCTATTATGAAGCATGTATGGGCGGTGGCGAACAAGAAGGATAATCTATGGATAAAGTGGATCCACTGTGTCTATGTTAAGCAAGAGGATTGGTGGAGCTATAAAGCTCCATCAAATTGCAGCTGGTATTGGAAAAAGGTAGTCGAGGCCAAAGAGAAAGTGAAGATTTTGGCAGACTGTGATCAATTTACTAAAGGAGAGTACAAAATTGCAGATGGCTACAAGATGTTGACTCCCCAACAGCAGCAAGTTCATTGGTGTAAAGAG CTCAAGCAATGGCTGAATTGGCATGCAAAATCTAGTTGTGTCCAGGGGCTGTTAAGGTGGATAGGAAGGAGCAAGATGAGCAGTTTTAAGAAACAGGTGTATGCTTCCTCTCTCGCTGCTCTGGTTCACCGAATATGGTTAGCCAGAAATGATAAAATGTGGAACCAGCAGGATGTTTCTGTGCATCAAATCTGCCAGCAAGTATCTTGGCAAGTCAAAACGCGAATCTCATGTGTCAAGCCGAAGAAAATGAAGCAAG GGGCAGATTGGTGGCAATATAGTGCTAACACAAATGATAGCTGGTATTGGAGAAAATTAGTTGCTTTGAAGGGTAAGGTCATGGAACTTTTTGATGAAAATGAAAGACAAAAGTGCTGTACTCAGTATAATGTATCTCTCGGCTATACAAAGTTGAAACTTGCTGGTGTGAAAAAACAGTGGACATCTGTGGTGTGGAGTAGATTGAATTGTCCCAagcatagttttattttatggCTCTCCATGCTTCAAAGATTGAAGACAAAGAATCGAATGAAGGTGTACAGACCTGAGATTGACAGTTGCTGCCATTTATGCAGCAGTAATGAAGAAGAGAGTGTTGATCACCTCTTTTTTGCTTGTTCTTTCTCCCGAGAATACTTTGATTTGGTTAAAAACTGA